A stretch of the Pelmatolapia mariae isolate MD_Pm_ZW linkage group LG23, Pm_UMD_F_2, whole genome shotgun sequence genome encodes the following:
- the LOC134620482 gene encoding vang-like protein 1 isoform X5 yields MDYVMDYLIQDKYKDDNWGETTTAVTGTSEHSLSQEDIVRITKDLEDSVGLDCRRYFTRTLAIILGLLVFLTPLAFLVLPHILWPDKLQSCGTACEGLFISVAFKLLILLLAVWALFFRPARAGLPRVYVFRALLAVLVLLFVISYWLFYGVRILDSQDENYQGIVQYAVSLVDALLFIHYLAIVLLELRQLQPCYSVCVTRSTDGETRHYNLGQLSIQRAALAIIEHYYCDFPVHNPALLSASKSRAAKHLAGLKVYNVDGEFPAAPAEGPGNNAAAGIAHSQSRAMIAAAARRRDTSHNELYYEEAEHERRVRKRRARLVVAVEEAFTHIKRMQEEEQKKAPGDVMDPREAAQAIFPSMARALQKYLRTTKQQHCHSMESIQQHLAFCITNNMTPKAFLESYLTPGPTVQYSRDFWRARQWTLISEASVTNGLKDGTIFLLKCVDFSLVVTSKKIPYIQMSEEYIDPKSHKFVLRLQSETSV; encoded by the exons GATGACAACTGGGGCGAGACCACCACAGCCGTCACGGGCACCTCGGAGCACAGCCTCTCTCAGGAGGACATCGTTCGCATCACAAAGGATCTGGAGGACAGTGTGGGGCTCGACTGCCGCCGTTACTTCACACGGACCCTGGCAATAATCTTAGGCCTGCTGGTGTTTCTCACGCCACTGGCCTTTCTGGTGCTACCCCATATCCTCTGGCCAGACAAGCTGCAGAGCTGCGGGACGGCCTGCGAGGGCCTCTTCATCTCTGTGGCCTTCAAACTGCTCATACTGCTGCTGGCTGTCTGGGCGCTCTTCTTCAGACCAGCGCGGGCAGGACTCCCAAGGGTCTATGTATTCCGGGCTCTACTTGCTGTACTGGTTCTGCTCTTTGTGATCTCCTATTGGCTCTTCTATGGAGTCAGGATACTCGACTCACAG GACGAGAACTACCAGGGTATCGTGCAGTACGCCGTGTCGCTTGTGGACGCTCTCCTCTTCATCCACTACCTGGCCATCGTCCTGCTGGAACTGCGGCAGCTTCAGCCGTGCTACTCTGTGTGCGTCACACGCTCCACAGATGGCGAGACAAGGCACTACAACCTGGGACAGCTCAG TATTCAGCGGGCAGCTCTGGCCATCATAGAGCACTACTACTGTGACTTTCCGGTTCATAACCCAGCGCTGCTTTCCGCCTCCAAGTCCCGCGCTGCCAAGCATCTGGCTGGCCTCAAGGTGTACAATGTGGATGGTGAGTTCCCAGCAGCCCCTGCTGAGG GTCCCGGGAACAACGCAGCAGCGGGAATCGCCCATTCTCAGTCCAGAGCCATGATCGCAGCTGCCGCCCGCCGCAGAGACACCAGCCACAACGAGCTGTACTACGAAGAGGCCGAGCACGAGAGGCGCGTCCGCAAACGCAGAGCACG GCTGGTGGTGGCAGTAGAGGAAGCGTTTACACACATCAAGCGCATGCAGGAGGAAGAGCAGAAAAAAGCACCTGGGGACGTTATGGACCCTCGAGAAGCAGCACAAGCCATCTTCCCATCCATGGCTCGGGCCCTGCAGAAGTACCTGAGGACCACCAAGCAACAGCACTGCCACAGCATGGAGAGCATCCAGCAACACCTGGCCTTCTGCATCACCAACAACATGACGCCCAAG GCGTTCCTTGAGAGCTACCTGACTCCAGGTCCAACCGTTCAGTACAGCCGGGACTTCTGGCGAGCCCGTCAGTGGACGCTGATCAGCGAGGCATCAGTCACCAACGGCCTGAAAGACGGCACCATCTTCCTGCTCAAATGTGTGGACTTCAGCCTGGTGGTGACGTCCAAGAAGATCCCCTACATCCAGATGTCCGAGGAGTACATCGATCCCAAATCACACAAGTTTGTCCTGCGGCTACAGTCGGAAACATCTGTATAG
- the LOC134620482 gene encoding vang-like protein 1 isoform X4, translating into MSGSWNRRSAWAGVLDPYSVDDNWGETTTAVTGTSEHSLSQEDIVRITKDLEDSVGLDCRRYFTRTLAIILGLLVFLTPLAFLVLPHILWPDKLQSCGTACEGLFISVAFKLLILLLAVWALFFRPARAGLPRVYVFRALLAVLVLLFVISYWLFYGVRILDSQDENYQGIVQYAVSLVDALLFIHYLAIVLLELRQLQPCYSVCVTRSTDGETRHYNLGQLSIQRAALAIIEHYYCDFPVHNPALLSASKSRAAKHLAGLKVYNVDGEFPAAPAEGPGNNAAAGIAHSQSRAMIAAAARRRDTSHNELYYEEAEHERRVRKRRARLVVAVEEAFTHIKRMQEEEQKKAPGDVMDPREAAQAIFPSMARALQKYLRTTKQQHCHSMESIQQHLAFCITNNMTPKAFLESYLTPGPTVQYSRDFWRARQWTLISEASVTNGLKDGTIFLLKCVDFSLVVTSKKIPYIQMSEEYIDPKSHKFVLRLQSETSV; encoded by the exons GATGACAACTGGGGCGAGACCACCACAGCCGTCACGGGCACCTCGGAGCACAGCCTCTCTCAGGAGGACATCGTTCGCATCACAAAGGATCTGGAGGACAGTGTGGGGCTCGACTGCCGCCGTTACTTCACACGGACCCTGGCAATAATCTTAGGCCTGCTGGTGTTTCTCACGCCACTGGCCTTTCTGGTGCTACCCCATATCCTCTGGCCAGACAAGCTGCAGAGCTGCGGGACGGCCTGCGAGGGCCTCTTCATCTCTGTGGCCTTCAAACTGCTCATACTGCTGCTGGCTGTCTGGGCGCTCTTCTTCAGACCAGCGCGGGCAGGACTCCCAAGGGTCTATGTATTCCGGGCTCTACTTGCTGTACTGGTTCTGCTCTTTGTGATCTCCTATTGGCTCTTCTATGGAGTCAGGATACTCGACTCACAG GACGAGAACTACCAGGGTATCGTGCAGTACGCCGTGTCGCTTGTGGACGCTCTCCTCTTCATCCACTACCTGGCCATCGTCCTGCTGGAACTGCGGCAGCTTCAGCCGTGCTACTCTGTGTGCGTCACACGCTCCACAGATGGCGAGACAAGGCACTACAACCTGGGACAGCTCAG TATTCAGCGGGCAGCTCTGGCCATCATAGAGCACTACTACTGTGACTTTCCGGTTCATAACCCAGCGCTGCTTTCCGCCTCCAAGTCCCGCGCTGCCAAGCATCTGGCTGGCCTCAAGGTGTACAATGTGGATGGTGAGTTCCCAGCAGCCCCTGCTGAGG GTCCCGGGAACAACGCAGCAGCGGGAATCGCCCATTCTCAGTCCAGAGCCATGATCGCAGCTGCCGCCCGCCGCAGAGACACCAGCCACAACGAGCTGTACTACGAAGAGGCCGAGCACGAGAGGCGCGTCCGCAAACGCAGAGCACG GCTGGTGGTGGCAGTAGAGGAAGCGTTTACACACATCAAGCGCATGCAGGAGGAAGAGCAGAAAAAAGCACCTGGGGACGTTATGGACCCTCGAGAAGCAGCACAAGCCATCTTCCCATCCATGGCTCGGGCCCTGCAGAAGTACCTGAGGACCACCAAGCAACAGCACTGCCACAGCATGGAGAGCATCCAGCAACACCTGGCCTTCTGCATCACCAACAACATGACGCCCAAG GCGTTCCTTGAGAGCTACCTGACTCCAGGTCCAACCGTTCAGTACAGCCGGGACTTCTGGCGAGCCCGTCAGTGGACGCTGATCAGCGAGGCATCAGTCACCAACGGCCTGAAAGACGGCACCATCTTCCTGCTCAAATGTGTGGACTTCAGCCTGGTGGTGACGTCCAAGAAGATCCCCTACATCCAGATGTCCGAGGAGTACATCGATCCCAAATCACACAAGTTTGTCCTGCGGCTACAGTCGGAAACATCTGTATAG
- the LOC134620482 gene encoding vang-like protein 1 isoform X3, translating to MQTPAVLDVLQVLEVCEAPEEIKEVIVTTLEEGSNTNSTPVTSCGAGTKPSQDDNWGETTTAVTGTSEHSLSQEDIVRITKDLEDSVGLDCRRYFTRTLAIILGLLVFLTPLAFLVLPHILWPDKLQSCGTACEGLFISVAFKLLILLLAVWALFFRPARAGLPRVYVFRALLAVLVLLFVISYWLFYGVRILDSQDENYQGIVQYAVSLVDALLFIHYLAIVLLELRQLQPCYSVCVTRSTDGETRHYNLGQLSIQRAALAIIEHYYCDFPVHNPALLSASKSRAAKHLAGLKVYNVDGEFPAAPAEGPGNNAAAGIAHSQSRAMIAAAARRRDTSHNELYYEEAEHERRVRKRRARLVVAVEEAFTHIKRMQEEEQKKAPGDVMDPREAAQAIFPSMARALQKYLRTTKQQHCHSMESIQQHLAFCITNNMTPKAFLESYLTPGPTVQYSRDFWRARQWTLISEASVTNGLKDGTIFLLKCVDFSLVVTSKKIPYIQMSEEYIDPKSHKFVLRLQSETSV from the exons GATGACAACTGGGGCGAGACCACCACAGCCGTCACGGGCACCTCGGAGCACAGCCTCTCTCAGGAGGACATCGTTCGCATCACAAAGGATCTGGAGGACAGTGTGGGGCTCGACTGCCGCCGTTACTTCACACGGACCCTGGCAATAATCTTAGGCCTGCTGGTGTTTCTCACGCCACTGGCCTTTCTGGTGCTACCCCATATCCTCTGGCCAGACAAGCTGCAGAGCTGCGGGACGGCCTGCGAGGGCCTCTTCATCTCTGTGGCCTTCAAACTGCTCATACTGCTGCTGGCTGTCTGGGCGCTCTTCTTCAGACCAGCGCGGGCAGGACTCCCAAGGGTCTATGTATTCCGGGCTCTACTTGCTGTACTGGTTCTGCTCTTTGTGATCTCCTATTGGCTCTTCTATGGAGTCAGGATACTCGACTCACAG GACGAGAACTACCAGGGTATCGTGCAGTACGCCGTGTCGCTTGTGGACGCTCTCCTCTTCATCCACTACCTGGCCATCGTCCTGCTGGAACTGCGGCAGCTTCAGCCGTGCTACTCTGTGTGCGTCACACGCTCCACAGATGGCGAGACAAGGCACTACAACCTGGGACAGCTCAG TATTCAGCGGGCAGCTCTGGCCATCATAGAGCACTACTACTGTGACTTTCCGGTTCATAACCCAGCGCTGCTTTCCGCCTCCAAGTCCCGCGCTGCCAAGCATCTGGCTGGCCTCAAGGTGTACAATGTGGATGGTGAGTTCCCAGCAGCCCCTGCTGAGG GTCCCGGGAACAACGCAGCAGCGGGAATCGCCCATTCTCAGTCCAGAGCCATGATCGCAGCTGCCGCCCGCCGCAGAGACACCAGCCACAACGAGCTGTACTACGAAGAGGCCGAGCACGAGAGGCGCGTCCGCAAACGCAGAGCACG GCTGGTGGTGGCAGTAGAGGAAGCGTTTACACACATCAAGCGCATGCAGGAGGAAGAGCAGAAAAAAGCACCTGGGGACGTTATGGACCCTCGAGAAGCAGCACAAGCCATCTTCCCATCCATGGCTCGGGCCCTGCAGAAGTACCTGAGGACCACCAAGCAACAGCACTGCCACAGCATGGAGAGCATCCAGCAACACCTGGCCTTCTGCATCACCAACAACATGACGCCCAAG GCGTTCCTTGAGAGCTACCTGACTCCAGGTCCAACCGTTCAGTACAGCCGGGACTTCTGGCGAGCCCGTCAGTGGACGCTGATCAGCGAGGCATCAGTCACCAACGGCCTGAAAGACGGCACCATCTTCCTGCTCAAATGTGTGGACTTCAGCCTGGTGGTGACGTCCAAGAAGATCCCCTACATCCAGATGTCCGAGGAGTACATCGATCCCAAATCACACAAGTTTGTCCTGCGGCTACAGTCGGAAACATCTGTATAG